CAGTATTCCGCCGGCGAGCTTCCCGCCGGCAAATACCGGGTGCGCGCCACCGCCTCGGCCTTCCTGCCCTCGTTGCGCGAGAACGTGCAACTCGCCGCCGGCGCTCACCAGCTCGTCAACCTCACACTCAACACCCTGTTCGAAGCCATCCAGTTGCTGCCGCAGCGGCGCGGCGCCGCGACCGACGACGAAGAATGGAAGTGGACATTGCGCTCGGTAGGGAATCGTCCCATCTTGCGTGTGCTCGATGATGGACAGTCGGTGGTGGTCGCGAGTTCCGAGCGCGAAGACGATCGCCGGCTCAAGGCGCACGTGACCTTCGTGGGCGGCGCCGAGGCGGCGGGCTTTGGCTCGAGCGCCGATGCCAGTACCCACTTCTCGCTCGAGCAGTCCATGTTCTCCTCGGGCACACTCGCCTTCCGCGGCAACGTGGGCTACGGCAACGGCACGCCCGGCGGGGTGATCCGCGCCAGCTACGCGCAACAGATGGGCAGCTCGCGTCCGGAGATCGCGCTCACCGCGCGCCGCTTCGCGCGCGGAGCCAACGCGCCGCAGTATGGCGCCCTCGAAGCCTTCTCGCTCACCGCCAGCAATACCATGACGGTCACCGAGACCATCGAGATCACCGCCGGCAGCGAGTTCCAGACCGTGCAGTTCGCGCGCCACGTGAGCACGCTACGTCCCTTTGGGACGGTGGACGTTCACCTCACGCCCGACACCGTGCTGGAATATCGCTACGCCAGCTCGCAGCCCTCAGCGATGATGCGCGCGGCCAAGGGTTTTGACACCGCGCCGGCTGACCTCACCGAGGCTGGTCCGCGGATGTCGCTCGAGGGGGACCGTCCCGTACTCGAGCGCGCGCGCCACCAGGAGCTTTCGCTCTCGCGCCGCTTCGGTAACACCCGCCTGCAAGCCGCCGGATACATCGACCACGTCGCGGACGCCGCGCTCGTGGGCGTGGGCAACGTCTCGGGCGATACCGGCGACTTTTTGCCCGACGTCTACTCCAGCACCTTCACCTGGAATGGCGGCAACCTGGATACCAGCGGCGCACGGCTCGTCTTACAACACCGTTTTTCCGATGAGCTCACCGCCACGCTGGCCTACGCCACCGGCGGCGTGATCGCGATCGGTGGTGAGGGCATGGACTGGCATGATATGCAGCGCGCGCTGCGCAATGAGCGGCGGCACGCCATCGCGGCGAAGTTCTCTGGCCGGCTGCCGCGCAGCGGCACACGCTGGATGGCAAGCTATCGCTGGACCAATGACCTCGCGAGCGGGGGACACGCGCTCACGCCCGTCGATTGGTTCGACGCCTCGCCCGGGCAGGCCGATCCCTACTTCAGCGTCTTTATCCGGCAACCCGTTCCGGCTATGGCCTTCCTGCCGGAGCATATGGAGTTGCTGGTCGACGTCCGGAACCTGCTGGCGCAAGGATACGTCCCGGTCGTGGGACGCGATGGGCAGACGCTGTACTTGGTGCAGGCGGCACGCTCGGTGCGTGGCGGCGTGGCGTTCAGTTTCTAGTCGCAACCTGAAGATCTAAAACGAAAGCCCCGCTCGCGGGGCTTTTCTGTTTGCTGTTGACTTAGAACGCTAAATGCTCAGCGCTTGCGCTTCGCGTCGTCGCGCTCGTACACCGGATCGTCGGAGAGGCCGAGGAAGCCACCCGCCTCGTACGAACTGGGTTGGGGCGCGGGAACGTCGCCGGCGGAGCCGGGCTGTGCCGCAGCTTTCGTCCGCATGGTGATGACCAGGATCTGGTGGTTGTCGCGCGCCGGCGCGAGCACGGCCGCGGCCGAGTTGGTGGCGCCGTCGCGCGTAAGGTCCAGCGCCGAATCGAGCGCGTCATTATTATTCCCGTGCGCGTGCTCGACGTTGGGCACGTGCGCGGCGAGCGCGGCGGCGGTCTCGCGATCGAAAGCAGTCCATCTCATAGACAAGTCTTTTTTAGCAGATCTCTTTCCTAGCACATCATGGACGAGTGGCGGCTGTAAGGTGAGATGCCGGATGGGCCAGTGGCGCTGCCTGGCGGCATCACCACACGAGCAAGACCAGGCTCCCATTCGACTGCGCTGAGGGAAGGCTGAGAGCGTGGGGCACCCGGCGAGGTCCGGCTAGCGTCCGATGATGATCAGAACTCCGGCGGCAATCGCAAGGATGGCCATGACAATGCCCAGGGCCGAAAAGCTGAGGTGGAGGATCGGTATCAGCCCCGTCGCTATGAGCCAGACGGCCAGCAACAGCATGCCAAAATTCTTAAAGATTTTCATCGCCAGACCTCTTTGCGGAAGAGAGCCCCGTTGAGCAGGGCAGCCAAGTTGATTCTACGCCGCTTCCGCCGGCCGGCTCCGGAAGCTGGCCGCGCTGGCGCTTTTTCGGCGCGACTGAAGTCCCGCCTTCCGAAGGTTCGTCAAGGTAAAAAGGTGGTGAGCGCGGAAGGAATTGAACCTTCAACCTACTGATTAAGAGTCAGTTGCTCTGCCAATTGAGCTACGCGCCCACGATGTCTGGGAAGGACTTCCGCAGGAAGGCACAACGATTATAACAAACCGGTTTCGTGGCGGGCCATTCTCGGCACTCGCAAGCCGGATGCTTCGGGACCGAGACCCGCGCTGGAGAGAACGCGCGGGGCCCTCGGTCGCCTCAGCATGACACCTCACATACGTTGGTGGGCGCTCAGCATGACCAACCGATGGGTTCGCGTGGCGCGCTCCCCGCGGTGCAAGCCCAAGGTGTTCAAGATTGCACAGTCTGGCCGCGCACCGGGGCGTACAAGCGGAAGCAGCGGCGCGCAGTCCGAAGGCGCCGCGCCGGAGGAGTAATCATGCAACGACTGCATCGGTACCTGGTGTCGTTCCTGCTATTTGCGGCCCTGATCGTGCCCGTCGGGCTACAGGCCAAGGACCACTGTCCCGCGCGCGAAGGGAAGCACGGCTACTGGGACAGCGACCACAAGGAGTGCCATTACTGGAACGACCGCGAAGACCATTCCTATAAGACCTGGCAGACGGAAAACAAGGTCGACCGGGCGTACGCCAGGCTGCGGGCGAAGCAACAGCGGGCGTACTGGAAGTGGCGCCACGAACATCCGGACGACAACGACCATCGCTAGGGCGATGACGTCATAAACATTGACGTCATGAACATTTAAAGATGACGTCATAGAACGGAAACCTGAGATGCTTCGCGACCGACACCCCGGCTGGAGAAAACGCCGGGGCCCCTCGGTCCCTCAGCATGACCCTTCAGTAGGGGACGCGGCGTTGCGCTGAGCTGCGCTGATCCCCCTTCGTAGCGCTGATGAACCCCGCCATGGGGTACGCGTCGGGATGTGACCGGCTGCCGGCGCTATCCGGCAAAGCCGTTTCCCGTATAATGAAGGATTCCGCACGGCATTCTGCACCCCCATTTTGGAGCCTTCTACAAACCCATGATTCGTTTCCTGCAGACACCCAGCCTCGCCAAGAAGGTGATCCTTGGCGCCATGCTCCTGTTCATCTGCCTTGCCATGGTGATCACGCTGATCCCGGGCACGGGGCTCGACTTCTTCAGCACCAGCAGCCCGACCGCGGCGGGCGTGTATGCCACCGTGGGCGACGAAGAGGTCACGACGGCCGAGATCCAGAAGCAGGCGCAGAAGCAGGCGCAGGCGCAGGGATTGCCGGTGCAGTTCGTCTCCTTCCTGGTGCCGCAGGTGGCGGAGAGGATCGTGAGCCAGAAAGCGCTGCTGGTGGAGGCGCATCGCCTCGGCTTGAAGGTGACCGACGACGAGCTGCGCGACGAACTGCGCAATGGTCCCGTCGGGCCCACGCTCTTTCCTAAAGGCCAGTTCATCGGCCAGCAGAAATACGAGCAGCTGCTGCAAGAGAATGGTTACACCGTGCCGGACTTCGAACGCGCGATCAAGGATGACCTGCTCATCCGCAAGCTGCAGGCCATGGTGCAAGGCGGCGCCACCGCGTCCGAAGAAGAGATACGGCAGGCCTTCTTGCGGCAGAACGTGAAGATCAAGTTCGATTACGCGGTCATCACTCCCGACATCATCGCCAAGCAGATCGCTCCGACGGAAGCCGAACTGCGCAAGTTCTATGAGGCCAGCCTGCCGCGGCTCAAGGACTCGCTTCCGGAACAGCGCCGAGTAAAGCTCGCGGTGCTGGATGCAGCGAAGGTCGCGGCGCAAGCGAAGCCTACGCCGGAGGACCTGCAACGCTATTACAACGACCATCGCGAACAATTCCGCGTGCAGGATGAGGTGAACGTAAGACACATCCTGGTCAAGACGCCGGCGCCGGGGCCGGACGGCAAGGCCGATGCGAACGCGGAAGCGGCGGCGCGCGCCAAGGCGGAGGGCTTGCTGCAACAACTCAAGGCGGGCGCGGATTTTGCCGCACTGGCAAAGAAGGCGTCCGACGATACGGGCAGTGCCGTGAACGGCGGCTCGCTGGGGTGGATCGGCAAAGGACGCACGGTGCCGGAGTTCGAGCAGGCGGCTTTTTCGCTGCAACCGGGCCAGACGAGCGGGCTGGTGAAGAGCCAGTTCGGCTTTCACATCCTGAAGCTCGACGACAAACGCTCCGCGCACGTGCAGACGCTGGAAGAAGTGAAAGACCAGATCGAGCCGGTGGTGCAGCAGGAACGCGCGGAAAAACTCGCCGAGCAAGCAGCGAACAAAGGGTTGAGCGCGGCGAGATCGGAAGGGCTCGAAGCCGCCGCGGCAAAGAATGGCTTGACCGTGACGACCACCGCCTTCTTCGATCAGAGGGGCACGGTGCCGGGCGTGGGCGAAGCGCCGGACTTCAACGAAGCGGTGTTCGCGGCGAAGGAGAAGTCGCCGCCGCAGATGGCCAAGATCCCGCAGGGCTATGCCATCTTCCAACTCGACGCGGTGAAACCGCCGCAGACGCCCACCTTCGAGCAGGTGCGGGCGCAGCTCGAAGCGCAGTACCGGCAGGAGCGCATGGCGTCCCTGATGGAGCAGAAGGCCCGCGAACTCTCCGACCGCGCGCGCGCGTTGCACGGCCTGAAACAGGCGGCGAAGGAAGTGGGCGCCGAATTCAAGACCAGCGAGCTGGTGGGCGCGGGTAGCCAGGTGCCGGACATCGGGCAGATCTCGAACATCGAGCCGGCACTCGGACTGAAGCCGGGCGAGATCAGCGATCCGATGCAGGCGGGACGCAACTCCGTGGTCGTCCAGATCGTCGAGCGGCAAGAGCCTTCGGCGGCGGAGCTGGCCGCCAAGCGCGACGAGACGCGCGAGCTGGTGCTGCAGCAGAAGCGTGGCGAGGTCATGGCCGTGTTCGCCGCCGGCGTTCGTCAGCGCATGGAGAAGGATGGCAAGATCAAGTACAACAAGGCCGAGCAGGAGCGGCTGAGCAAGCGTCCGGGCGCCCTGGGCAGCTAGGCGTCGGGCCTTTTACAGCTCGTCCTTAATCACAGATGGATGCCCGCTTCCAATGTGCCGGGTGTGGCGAGTGGAATGAGACCTCTGCCGACGCCGGCGGTGGCCGCAAGCAGCGCTACGTGGAAGATTGCCAGGTGTGCTGCAAACCGAACGTCCTCACCGTGGAATGGGACGCTGACGCAGACGCCTTCCTGGTCGCTGCCGAACTCGAGGCCTGAACGCGTCTACTCGTCTTTCTTCTTTAGTCCATCAGTCATGATGCTTTGATCCCATCACTGCTGGACCTGCATGCTTCACCTGCACGTCAGCCGCATCTACAATCGTCTGTCGTTCATTACTCACCCCATATGCCATTTGAGCGCGCCTCCGGGATACTGCTGCACCCCACGTCACTGCCGTCTGCGGGCGGCATCGGCGACCTGGGGCCGGAGGCGCATCGCTTTGCCGATTTTCTGGGCGCGGCGAAGCAGGGGATATGGCAGGTGCTGCCGCTGGGGCCGTGCGGCGCTGGAAACTCGCCGTATTCGGCGACCTCGGCGTTCGCGGGGAATCCGCTGCTCATCTCGCTCGAGCGCCTGGCGGAGCGAGGCTGGATCGCCGGCGAGCGGCTGGCGGGGCTGGCCGTCGAGACGCGCGGCGCCGGAAATGTGGACTTCCAGAGAGTAAGCACTAGCAAGCGGCCGCTGCTGCATGAGGCGGCGCGGAATTTTGTCCGCGGCGGCGGTGACGCCGCGCGCGCACGCTTCGAGCGCTTTCAGCAGGCCAACGCGTGGTGGCTCGACGACTTCGCTCTCTTCGACGTGTTGCGCGAGCGCAACCAGCAGCGGACGTGGCGCACGTGGCCGCGCGAGCTGGCGCGCCGCGAGCCGCTCGCCATCGCGCGCTCGCGCCACGACTTTGCCGACGACATCGCGGTGAGCAAAGCGATGCAGTTCGCTTTCTTCGAGCAGTGGGCCGCGTTGCGGGCACACTGTCGCACCCACGGCATCAAGATCGTGGGCGATGTGGCCATCTTCGTGAGCTATGACTCGGCCGACGTCTGGATGCATCCCGAACTGTTTGAATTGAACGAGGAGCTGGAACCGACGCATGTGGCCGGCGTGCCGCCCGATTTCTTCAGCAAGACGGGACAGCGCTGGGGGAATCCGCTGTACCGCTGGGAGGCGCTGCGCGCGAGCGGCTACGACTGGTGGGTGCGGCGGCTGCGTTGGGCGCTCGCGAGCAGCGACATCATCCGGCTCGACCACTTCCGCGGCTTCGAAGCCTACTGGCAGATACCGGCGGCAGAGAAAACGGCGGTCAACGGAAGCTGGATCGCGGGTCCGCGCGACGAACTGTTCCACGCGCTGCGCGAACAGCTTGGCGACCTGCCCTTCATCGCGGAGGATCTTGGGTTCATCACGCCGGAGGTCCACCAGATGCGCGCGCGGCTGGGCATCCCCGGCATGCGCGTGATGGAGTTCGGATTTGGCGATCCGGGCGCGCACATCTACCTGCCCCACCGCTTCGAGCGCAACACCGTGGTCTATACCGGGACGCACGACAACGCGACCATCCGCGACTGGTGGGAGCACTACGCCACGCCGGGCGCGCGCGCGGCCGCGCGCGCGTATCTCGGCGAGCACGCGGATGGCGTGCACTGGGCGTTCATCCGCGCGGCGGCGGATTCGGTGGCGGACCTGTGCATCGTGCCGCTCGGTGACGTGCTGGGGCTGGGAGCGGAGGGGCGGATGAATGTCCCCAGCGAAGCGGATGGGAATTGGGCGTGGCGTTTCCGCCGCGACGACTTGACGCCCGAGCTGGCGCAGAAGCTGGCGGAGTTGGCGACGGTGTGCGACCGCGCGCCGCTACCAGCCGCGCAGGAGCGCGACGGGGAAGCGCGCGAAGAGTTCGCGGCATAAGAGCGAACGCGCCGGCGATTGGCGGACGATCTCTCCGGTCAACACATTCTCGAACTCTGGTGCCGCGCCCGGCGGCAGCGCGAGTTCGGCCGCGCCCCAGTCGTCACCCAGCGGCGCGCGCATCTCGCCCCGCATCAGCGTGTGACTGAAGCGCGGGACGGCGACGAGCGCCGAATCCTTTTCGTGCGTCCGCAGGAACGCGATCAAGTGCTCCACCTTTTCGACGCTGCCATAGAGCGGGCGGTAGGCGCCGGCGGAGAACAATTCCTTGTGGTCACGGCGGAAGGCGAGGGCGCGCATGGTGGTCCAGAGCTTGGCGCGTCCGTCATGATAGCCGCGCAGGAGATCTTCGGGAAGTTCGGCGACGGTGGCCGATGACCGCTGCGTGAGCTCGCTCAGATCACGCTGCCGGGTGGTGAAATCCACGGCGCGGCGATTATCCGGATCGACGAGTGAGAAGTCGAACAGTTCCTGTCCTTGATAAAGGTCCGGGACGCCGGGCGCGGTGAGCTTGAGCAGCGTTTGTGCGAGCGAGTTCAGCGCGCCGAAAAACGCCACCGGCGCGGTGAAGCGTTCGAGCTCCTCGCGAAAGCGGTTGGGCCGCGCGGCGGTGCCGGGCGCAAGCAGGCGAGCGATGAATTCGTCGACCGCTTCCACGTACTCCGGGTTGGGATTGATCCAGCTCAGGTTCACCTTGGCTTCGTGCAGCGCCTTGGCCATGTACTGCTGGATGCGCGCGGCGTACTTCTCCGAGTGCTCGTCGAGCAGGAAGGGCAGCGTGCCCACGAGCGTCTGGTAGAGCAGATACTCCTCGTTGGGATCGGGGGCGCTGAGGCCATCGGACAGCACGGGCTTCTTGGAATCGTTCATCCGGCGCCAGCGGGTGGCGACCTGCGACCACTGCTTGGGCATCTCTGATAACACGTTGAGACGCGCGCGGACATCTTCGCTGCGCTTGGTGTCGTGCGTAGAAGTCGCCAGCAGCGAATACGGCGAGCGCTCGAGGCGCTGCAGGTTGGCGCGGTGGAACTCCTCCACCAGACTCCCGAACGCCTTGGGCGTGCCGCCCACCTCGTTCACCGAAACGAAGCGGTTGTAGACGTAGCACGCGGTGTCTTCCAGTCCCTTGGCCATCACCGGCGCGGTGAGCTGCTGGAATTTGAGCCCGAAGTAAAGCCGGTCGCCGTAGTCGTGGGCGGCGGGATTGATGCGCAGCAGCAGCGTGTCGCGCAGGAAATCGAAAAGCGGCGCGGGCAGGCCGGGGTTGCGGCGCTTGGCGCGCACGATGGCTTCGGCGATGGTCCCGCGATCGCGCTCGCTGATGTTCCCCCGTTCGTCGATGTAGGTGCGATAGACGGGGAAGCAGGCAATGGTCTCGACGATGGCTTCTTCCAGCGTTCCGAGGGTGAAATCGCGGGCGCGCCGGTCGCGCGCACAGATCTCCGAGAGCATGTGGGTGAGCACGGCAACCTCGCTCGAGAGCGCGGTATCCATGATGAGTTTCTTGCACTCGTAGATGAGCGTGTCGACGTCGGACGAGATGCCGGTGAAGCGGTGATAGAGGTTGGTGAAGGCGCGCGCGGAGCGCCGCTGGATGAAGATGCCGTTGACGAGATTCGCGAACTCGTAGCCTACGGTGCCGTCCACGCGCCATTCGCCGGGCAAGTCCTCACCGGGGCCGAGGATCTTTTCGACGAGCGCGTACATGGGCGCGAGGTTGCCGGTCCACTCGTGCTGGCCAAAGACCTGGGCGACGCCCTGCTCGATACCGTTCTCGCCGACCGGCGGACACGGCACCGCGCCGCAGCACTGGCTGGCGGCGTAGAGCATCTGGGTGCGCGCGAAATATTGTGGCGGATTGAACAGGCCGTCGGGATGGTCGAAGCGCAGGCCCTGGATCAGTCCGTCGGCCAGCAGGCGGCGCAGCAGGCGATGCGTGGCCTCGAAGACGCGCGAGTTCTCCATGCGGACGCCGACCAGTTCGTTCACGTCGAAAAATCGCCGGTAGTTGATCTCTTCCGCGGAGACGCGCCAGTGTGCCAGGCGATAGGCCTGCGCTTCCAGCAATCCGTGCAAGCGGTCGAAGCTGCGCGGGTCGCCCGGCTTTCCGTTGCTGCGCGCGAGCGCACGGGTGAACAGCTCACGGACGGCCGTGGAGTGTTCCGCCAACGCAGCCAGGCGACGCTTCAGCTCGGGCGCGGCCTGGCGACGTTGTTCGACCAGGCGTGGCTCGCGCGCGATGTGCGGCGGCAGCGCGCGCAACTCTTCGAGCAGCTCGCGCAGATGCGCGAGCGCGCCGAGAGAGCGCGGGTCGTTAGTCTGAACATCGCGGGCGTCTTGATCCGGCAAGTCGTGAAAGAGGAGCGGCAGCGTCTGCGGATCGAAGGGCAGGACTTTGTCGAAGTAGCGCAGGCGGAACGCGCCCTCCGCAAATTCAACCGTAAGCTTCCCAGCTTCGAGTTCGGCGCCGTACTGGTCGCCGAGGATAGGGAGCAGGACCTTCCCGGCGAGCTCAGGCTTGAGCGGCTTCCAATCGATATCGAAATAGTCGGAGTACTCGGAGGCAGGGCCGTTCTCGAGCACATCCGTCCACCACGGGTTCGTGCCCGGGCCGATGGCCATGTGGTTGGGAACGAAATCGAGGATGAGCCCCATGGCGCGCGCGCGCAGCTCGTCGGCGAGCGCGGCGAAGTCTGCATAGGTGCCGAGCTCGGGATTGATCTGGTTGTGGTCGGTGATGTCGTAGCCGTGCTGGCTGCCGGCACGCGCCTGCAAAATGGGCGAAGCGTAGCAATGCGTAACGCCGAGTGCGTGCAGGTAAGGCACGAGCGCGCGGGCGTGGGCGAAGCGGAAGCCGGCGTGGAACTGCAGGCGATAGGTCGAGACCGGCCGCAACTGGCGCTTGCGTGCCGCCAGACGGTCGAGACATTCCGCTAGTCCTGCGATTTCCGGCGTGAGCGTGGGCGCGCCGGTACGCACATCGGTTGTCACGGGAAGTTAGATGCAAGGTGCGGCAGCCATCGTAACCGATTGCGAGATAGAAAGTCAGGTGTGAGATTGCGGTTGGGGATGGCGCAGCGCGCAGGCCGGGCCGCCGGTGTGGCGCTCGAAGAATGCTTGCAGCGCGGCGCCGATGGTGGCCAGTTCGGCGGCGGGAAGCGTGGACTGCATCGGCTCGAAGAGCTCGCGCTCTTCCTTGCGGACATGGTCGTGGAGGAGCTGGCGGAAGCGCAGCAGGTCGCCGGACGAGAGCTGGCTGGATCCCGCGGCGATGAACCAGGCGCGCAGTTGGGCGTGGTCGGAGAGGAGTTCAGCGACGAGGATTTGAAGTCCGTCGAGCCTCTGCGCGGCGGGGAAGACGAGTTCTTCCTCCGACTGGAAGTGCCAGCGGATCTCGGCCTGCCATGCGGCGGCGACTTCGCGGTTCCAGTGCTGGAGGTCGAGGTGTCCGGACTTGTGCGCGCGCTCGATGTAGACGCAGAGCGCGAGGGCGTCGTGATGCTGCTGGGAGAGCGGGATGAGGGCGGGGTCGCGGCGCATGCAGACATTATCGCGCACTCCTCTCTCTTAACTCACATCGCGTACTCATATCGCGCACGCACCGGAGGTGGACGACGGTTACACTATGTAGCTCACCTGAGGAGGGTCACACCGTGCGTAAGCGTGTCTGCTTTACTCTGCTGGTCACATTCTGGTTGCTGCTGGCGGTGATGAGCCCGGTTTATTCGGCGAGCCAGGTGCAGTACAGACTCAAACAGAAGAATAGTGACTCGGTGTTGACTGGTCCCGCACGGCTTTACTAAAAGGCCGACTGCCCTGAAAATGGATGACTCTCCCGGCGGACGCCGGGCGAACAGGAGCCCGCATGCCGACCAGCGGTGAGATCATCCGCATGATGAATTACGTGGACGACCTTGGCACCACGATGCGCCGCATCAGCGCGAACATCCCATTCATGGGCGACGAGGAGAAGAAGAAACTCGCCGAGTACATGCGCAAGCAGGAGGCGCAGCTCAAGGCGCTGATCGATGTGCTGGAAAAAGGCGGGAACAACTGATGGCGGAGGTCGGCACGGTTTCCGTGATCGGCGCCGGCATCATGGGGCGCGGCATCGCGCACGCGGCCGCGCTCGGCGGCTATCGCACCATCCTGGAAGACATTCTTCCCGCCTCGCTGCGCAAGGCGGAGAGCGAGATCCGCGCCAACCTCGATAAGGCGGTCGAGCTGGGCAAGGTCTCGCAGCAGGATGCCGACGCCGCCTTCGGACGCATCGAGTATGCCGGTTCGGTGGAGGAAGCGGCGCGTGCCGCCGACCTGGTGATCGAGGCGGTGCCGGAGGAGTTGGAGTCGAAGATCGAGATCTTCACCTTGCTCGATAAGGTCTGCGCGCCCAACACCATCCTGGCGACGAACACTTCGTCGCTCTCGGTGACCGAGATCGCCAGCGTGACCTATCGCGCGAAGCGCTGCGTAGGCATGCATTTCTTCAATCCGGTACACAAGATGAAGTTGCTCGAGATCGTGCGCGCGCTCGAGACTGACGATGAGACGGTCGAGGCCGCCGTCCACGTGGGCCGGCGCATGGGCAAAGATGTGGTGGTCATCAAGGAGGCGCCGGGGTTCATCACCAGCCGCATCAACGCCATGATCGGCAATGAGGCGTTCTACATGTTGCAGGAAGGCGTCGCGTCGGCTTCCGACATCGACAAGGCGCTAAAGCTTGGGTTGAATCATCCCATGGGGCCGTTCGAGCTGGTGGACCTGGTCGGACTCGATACCCGTCTCCACATTCTGGAATATCTGCACCGGTCGCTGGGGGAGAAGTTCCGGCCGTGTCCCTTGCTGGTGCAGTACGTCAAGGCGGGACGGCTGGGCAGGAAGTCAGGACGCGGCGTCTATGATTATCCGGAGGCAGCCAAGCCAGCGGCGAAGTAGCACGTCCCAGCCTGCTGTAGTCCCGTCCCACCGTCCCACAAAGCCCGAAAAATGACCCTCACTTTCTAGCGCCTCAGGGGTCTAAGAAAGGGAACCGGGCCGCCGTCGGCCCCGTATCCTTTATTAGCCATGCGCGCGCTGATCGACATCTTCGGGCAGACGCTTCGCACCCTGTGGGCGCACAAGCTGCGCTCGTTCCTCACCATGTTCGGCATCGCGTGGGGCGTGTTCTCGCTGCTGCTGCTGGTCGGACTGGGCGAAGGTTTCCGTACCGGGAATCAGAAGCAGATGGCGACCATCGGCGAGAACATCATGTTCTTCTTCGGCGGACGCATCCCGGCGGCGGAGGGCAGCCACACCGCGAGCCGCACCTACCAGCCGACCTACCAGGATTACCTCTCCATCAAGAACCAGGCGCATGAGGTGGCGGAGGTCGCGCCCATCCTGAACCGCGGCGACATCCGCGTGATCTACGAGAGCCAGAGCACTAACGGACAGGTGTTCGGCGTGACCTCGAATTACAACCACATCCGCTTCATGCCGGTGGACAACGGGCGCTGGCTGAACGAGTCCGATGACGCCGACCAGCATTACGTGGCGGTGCTGGGCGCCGAGATGTACAAGAACCTGTTTGCCGGCAAGCCCGCGCTGGGGCAGGTGGTAACGCTCAACGGCTACCGCTTCACCGTGATCGGCACGGTGAAAAAGATGCGCGGCGAATCGAGCGCCACGGACATGCGCGTGTTCATCCCGTTCAGCGTGATGCACGAGCACTTCCCGCTGAAAGACGCGCAGAAGGCCGATTCCATCACCTACATCAATTATCAGCCCAAGGATCCGAACCGGC
The Acidobacteriota bacterium DNA segment above includes these coding regions:
- a CDS encoding CPXCG motif-containing cysteine-rich protein, translating into MDARFQCAGCGEWNETSADAGGGRKQRYVEDCQVCCKPNVLTVEWDADADAFLVAAELEA
- a CDS encoding peptidyl-prolyl cis-trans isomerase, whose protein sequence is MIRFLQTPSLAKKVILGAMLLFICLAMVITLIPGTGLDFFSTSSPTAAGVYATVGDEEVTTAEIQKQAQKQAQAQGLPVQFVSFLVPQVAERIVSQKALLVEAHRLGLKVTDDELRDELRNGPVGPTLFPKGQFIGQQKYEQLLQENGYTVPDFERAIKDDLLIRKLQAMVQGGATASEEEIRQAFLRQNVKIKFDYAVITPDIIAKQIAPTEAELRKFYEASLPRLKDSLPEQRRVKLAVLDAAKVAAQAKPTPEDLQRYYNDHREQFRVQDEVNVRHILVKTPAPGPDGKADANAEAAARAKAEGLLQQLKAGADFAALAKKASDDTGSAVNGGSLGWIGKGRTVPEFEQAAFSLQPGQTSGLVKSQFGFHILKLDDKRSAHVQTLEEVKDQIEPVVQQERAEKLAEQAANKGLSAARSEGLEAAAAKNGLTVTTTAFFDQRGTVPGVGEAPDFNEAVFAAKEKSPPQMAKIPQGYAIFQLDAVKPPQTPTFEQVRAQLEAQYRQERMASLMEQKARELSDRARALHGLKQAAKEVGAEFKTSELVGAGSQVPDIGQISNIEPALGLKPGEISDPMQAGRNSVVVQIVERQEPSAAELAAKRDETRELVLQQKRGEVMAVFAAGVRQRMEKDGKIKYNKAEQERLSKRPGALGS
- a CDS encoding carboxypeptidase-like regulatory domain-containing protein → MALWLTLAALAAPAWAGSGPASISGAVRDSAGVGQMGAVIDISPAAGGPGKRVYADERGQYSAGELPAGKYRVRATASAFLPSLRENVQLAAGAHQLVNLTLNTLFEAIQLLPQRRGAATDDEEWKWTLRSVGNRPILRVLDDGQSVVVASSEREDDRRLKAHVTFVGGAEAAGFGSSADASTHFSLEQSMFSSGTLAFRGNVGYGNGTPGGVIRASYAQQMGSSRPEIALTARRFARGANAPQYGALEAFSLTASNTMTVTETIEITAGSEFQTVQFARHVSTLRPFGTVDVHLTPDTVLEYRYASSQPSAMMRAAKGFDTAPADLTEAGPRMSLEGDRPVLERARHQELSLSRRFGNTRLQAAGYIDHVADAALVGVGNVSGDTGDFLPDVYSSTFTWNGGNLDTSGARLVLQHRFSDELTATLAYATGGVIAIGGEGMDWHDMQRALRNERRHAIAAKFSGRLPRSGTRWMASYRWTNDLASGGHALTPVDWFDASPGQADPYFSVFIRQPVPAMAFLPEHMELLVDVRNLLAQGYVPVVGRDGQTLYLVQAARSVRGGVAFSF
- the malQ gene encoding 4-alpha-glucanotransferase yields the protein MPFERASGILLHPTSLPSAGGIGDLGPEAHRFADFLGAAKQGIWQVLPLGPCGAGNSPYSATSAFAGNPLLISLERLAERGWIAGERLAGLAVETRGAGNVDFQRVSTSKRPLLHEAARNFVRGGGDAARARFERFQQANAWWLDDFALFDVLRERNQQRTWRTWPRELARREPLAIARSRHDFADDIAVSKAMQFAFFEQWAALRAHCRTHGIKIVGDVAIFVSYDSADVWMHPELFELNEELEPTHVAGVPPDFFSKTGQRWGNPLYRWEALRASGYDWWVRRLRWALASSDIIRLDHFRGFEAYWQIPAAEKTAVNGSWIAGPRDELFHALREQLGDLPFIAEDLGFITPEVHQMRARLGIPGMRVMEFGFGDPGAHIYLPHRFERNTVVYTGTHDNATIRDWWEHYATPGARAAARAYLGEHADGVHWAFIRAAADSVADLCIVPLGDVLGLGAEGRMNVPSEADGNWAWRFRRDDLTPELAQKLAELATVCDRAPLPAAQERDGEAREEFAA